Proteins from one Drosophila gunungcola strain Sukarami chromosome 3R, Dgunungcola_SK_2, whole genome shotgun sequence genomic window:
- the LOC128252309 gene encoding MICOS complex subunit MIC27, whose amino-acid sequence MLRTTATMGIMAAVAVKAAPEPQKPASSAADCSLVCRPSELPIYGSLRKTEPKPERHPPQDSVLHKNIEAGVRFVREEVQSGYKAVADQAGIVGHYVDTAKAHTQHTIDLLNEPQNSLHRSGAIVVGGLAGFIFAARGGFIKKVVYTGIGAGAVASLCYPRQAEENCRVVLYEGRKIFAVAYNFIKGVKPGEEVAIEPIQKFPTSLEDLKYLAGDLYDEAKDLIFPKKK is encoded by the exons ATGCTGCGCACGACGGCGACCATGGGAATCATGGCGGCGGTGGCCGTGAAAGCGGCTCCCGAGCCCCAAAAACCCGCCTCCAGTGCGGCTGATTGCAGCCTGGTGTGCCGGCCCAGCGAACTGCCCATCTACGGCAGTCTGCGCAAGACAGA ACCCAAGCCAGAGCGGCATCCTCCACAGGATTCGGTGCTGCACAAGAACATTGAAGCTGGAGTCCGTTTTGTCCGCGAGGAGGTCCAGTCTGGCTACAAGGCTGTGGCCGACCAGGCCGGCATTGTGGGCCATTACGTGGACACGGCCAAGGCTCACACGCAGCACACCATCGACCTCCTCAACGAGCCCCAGAACTCGCTGCACCGCAGCGGAGCCATCGTGGTGGGCGGCCTAGCCGGATTCATCTTCGCCGCCCGCGGAGGCTTCATCAAGAAGGTGGTGTACACCGGCATCGGAGCCGGAGCGGTGGCCTCCCTCTGCTATCCCCGCCAGGCGGAGGAGAACTGCCGCGTGGTGCTGTACGAGGGCCGCAAGATCTTCGCCGTGGCCTACAACTTCATCAAGGGCGTCAAGCCCGGCGAAGAGGTGGCCATCGAGCCCATCCAGAAGTTCCCCACCTCGCTGGAGGATCTCAAGTATTTGGCCGGCGACCTGTACGATGAGGCCAAGGACCTGATCTTCCCCAAGAAGAAGTAG
- the LOC128252305 gene encoding serine proteinase stubble produces MKQATLIRPSLRHRSSTAAATKMCPKRHRLVNDRAAGSGGSGGSGGSGGAAARSRRSLDQIVEVLVALVLVNCLATAAAALITPPDSLESLSLDTPSRSPSDFSAEEDDDMTGGFYRSPHRLEGYPQMQQLQRGQNFKISPKPCSFGRVEGTCMFVWECIKSEGRHVGMCVDSFMFGSCCTHNYTDNIVLPQTAFSYTRPTKPLTLRPRPPSPYKPMISGMTTIERPHGAGTLVIRPSGPHHQGTLARPHPPPYLSKPTTASDLQSSASHPSSSSSSSSSSSQNSIWHTSTQQQQHQQQQQHQQNQQNHWQMTTEPSFITKPRPTGWTKPGIVNLPMPARPSKPSKPTKKPIVYERTPPSPTAVPVPSTSTTSTSLIWSGQTHPPQPHRPTRPQLSPGTSLAASSSSTWPSPSTSTTSTSTSTSTSTSTTTTTTTTRRTTTPATTSRRTTTSKPTRPYQRPTTVISSSTSGKTPTTTRPIPSSSSSGSSSSSSSGIVTSSSSSQRPTQPTHRPPVLATSGIETNEITDSSSSSSSSSSSSSSPDSGALGHVKTISAARSECGVPTLARPETRIVGGKSAAFGRWPWQVSVRRTSFFGFSSTHRCGGALINENWIATAGHCVDDLLISQIRIRVGEYDFSHVQEQLPYIERGVAKKVVHPKYSFLTYEYDLALVKLEQPLEFAPHVSPICLPETESLLIGMNATVTGWGRLSEGGTLPSVLQEVSVPIVSNDNCKSMFMRAGRQEFIPDIFLCAGYETGGQDSCQGDSGGPLQAKSQDGRFFLAGIISWGIGCAEANLPGVCTRISKFTPWILEHVR; encoded by the exons ATGAAGCAAGCGACTTTAATCAGACCCAGTCTCAGACACAG AAGCAGCACAGCGGCAGCCACCAAGATGTGTCCCAAACGGCATCGGCTAGTCAACGACAGAGCAGCGGGCTCCGGAGGATCGGGAGGATCGGGTGGCTCTGGAGGAGCTGCGGCGAGGAGCAGGCGCAGTCTAGACCAAATAGTAGAAGTATTAGTAGCCTTAGTCTTAGTCAATTGCCTGGCCACGGCGGCAGCGGCGCTGATCACACCGCCCGACAGTCTCGAGTCGCTGTCCCTGGACACCCCATCCCGATCCCCATCCGACTTTTCCGCTGAGGAGGACGACGACATGACCGGCGGCTTCTACCGCAGCCCGCACCGCCTGGAGGGCTACCCGCAgatgcagcagctgcagcgcGGCCAGAACTTCAAGATCAGCCCCAAGCCGTGCTCCTTTGGGCGCGTCGAGGGCACCTGCATGTTCGTGTGGGAGTGCATCAAGTCCGAGGGCCGGCACGTGGGCATGTGCGTCGACTCCTTCATGTTCGGCTCCTGTTGCACGCACAACTACACCGACAACATCGTCCTGCCGCAGACGGCCTTCTCCTACACGAGGCCCACCAAGCCGCTCACGCTCCGCCCGCGACCGCCGTCGCCCTACAAGCCCATGATCAG CGGTATGACCACCATAGAGCGTCCCCATGGCGCTGGCACCCTCGTGATTCGTCCTTCGGGCCCGCACCACCAGGGAACACTGGCGCGCCCGCATCCGCCGCCCTATCTGAGCAAGCCCACCACGGCCTCGGATCTGCAGAGCTCTGCCTCGCAtcccagctccagctccagctccagttcTAGTTCGAGTCAAA ATAGCATTTGGCATACATCgacccagcagcagcagcaccagcagcagcagcagcatcagcagaaTCAGCAGAACCACTGGCAGATGACCACCGAACCGAGCTTTATTACCAAGCCGCGACCCACCGGCTGGACCAAGCCCGGCATCGTCAATTTGCCAATGCCCGCGCGACCCTCAAAGCCGTCGAAGCCCACAAAGAAACCGATTGTCTACGAGCGGACACCGCCGTCTCCGACCGCCGTGCCGGTGCCGTCCACCTCGACGACATCGACGTCGCTGATTTGGTCGGGCCAGACGCATCCCCCCCAGCCGCATCGCCCCACCAGGCCGCAG CTGTCGCCGGGCACATCATTAGCCGCGTCCTCGTCCTCGACTTGGCCATCTCCAAGCACCTCGACGacttccacatccacatccacatccacatccacatccacaacaacaacgacgacCACCACTCGACGGACAACCACGCCGGCGACAACATCGAGGAGAACCACGACCAGCAAGCCCACAAGGCCCTACCAGCGGCCCACCACGGTGATCTCCAGCTCCACCTCGGGCAAGACACCCACCACGACCAGGCCGATCcccagttccagttccagcggcagcagcagcagcagcagcagtggaaTCGTCACCAGCTCCAGCTCTAGCCAACGGCCAACGCAGCCCACGCACCGACCGCCGGTCCTGGCCACCTCCGGCATCGAGACCAACGAGATAACggactcctcctcctcctcctcctcctcctcctcctcctcctccagccCCGACTCCGGAGCTCTTGGCCATGTGAAGACCATTTCGGCGGCGCGCAGCG AGTGCGGAGTGCCGACGCTGGCGCGTCCAGAGACGCGGATCGTGGGCGGCAAGAGCGCGGCCTTCGGTCGTTGGCCCTGGCAGGTGTCGGTGCGGCGCACCTCCTTCTTTGGATTCTCCAGCACCCACCGCTGCGGTGGCGCTTTGATCAACGAGAACTGGATAGCCACCGCCGGACACTGCGTGGACGA CCTACTAATCTCGCAAATACGCATCCGCGTGGGCGAGTACGACTTCTCGCATGTGCAGGAGCAGCTGCCTTATATCGAGCGCGGGGTGGCCAAGAAGGTGGTGCATCCCAAGTATAGCTTCCTCACGTACGAGTACGACCTGGCGCTGGTCAAGCTGGAGCAGCCGCTCGAATTCGCGCCGCATGTCAGTCCCATTTGCCTGCCCGAAACGGAGAGCCTTCTAATTGGCATGAACGCCACGGTCACCGGCTGGGGTCGCCTCAGCGAGGGAGGCACCCTGCCCTCCGTCCTCCAGGAG GTCTCTGTGCCGATTGTAAGTAACGACAATTGCAAATCGATGTTTATGCGCGCCGGTCGCCAGGAATTCATTCCGGATATATTCCTGTGTGCGGGCTATGAGACCGGAGGCCAGGACTCCTGTCAGGGCGATTCGGGAGGACCACTGCAG GCCAAGTCGCAGGATGGCCGCTTCTTTCTGGCCGGGATCATCTCCTGGGGCATTGGCTGCGCCGAGGCCAATCTGCCCGGGGTCTGTACGCGCATCTCCAAGTTCACGCCCTGGATACTGGAGCATGTCAGATGA